A genomic stretch from Patagioenas fasciata isolate bPatFas1 chromosome 10, bPatFas1.hap1, whole genome shotgun sequence includes:
- the CRBN gene encoding protein cereblon isoform X1, translating into MAAEEGGGEPHNNMGNHLQLVPAESEEEDDNEMEVVEDQDSKEAEKPNVINFDTSLPTSHVYLGSDMEEFHGRTVHDDDSCQVIPVLPHVMVMLIPGQTLPLQLFRPQEVSMVRNLIQKDRTFAVLAYSNVREREAHFGTTAEIYAYREEQEYGIETVKVKAIGRQRFKVLEIRTQSDGIQQAKVQILPERVLPSTMSAVQLQSLSRCHIFPSSKPTAWQDRAIRQWWQKYQKRKFHCASLTSWPPWLYSLYDAETLMERVKRQLHEWDENLKDESLPTNPVDFSYRVAACLPIDDALRIQLLKIGSAVQRLRCELDIMNKCTSLCCKQCQDTEITTKNEIFSLSLCGPMAAYVNPHGYIHETLTVYKACNLNLSGRPSTEHSWFPGYAWTIAQCRICGNHMGWKFTATKKDLSPQKFWGLTRSALLPRIPETEEDSGHDRSPLLCL; encoded by the exons ATGGCCGCCGAGGAAGGAGGTGGCGAGCCCCATAACAACATGGGGAACCACCTACAGCTGGTGCCTG CAGAGAGTGAGGAAGAGGATGACAATGAAATGGAAGTTGTTGAAGATCAAGATAGTAAAGAAGCTGAAAAGCCAAATGTCATCAATTTTGATACCAGTTTGCCAACATCACATGTG TATTTAGGTTCTGATATGGAAGAGTTTCATGGAAGAACGGTGCATGATGATGACAGCTGTCAGGTGATTCCAGTGTTGCCCCATGTGATGGTGATGTTGATTCCTGGACAGACGTTACCTCTTCAGCTTTTTCGCCCCCAAGAGGTTAGCATGGTGCGGAATTTAATTCAGAAAGACAGAACGTTTGCTGTTCTTGCATACAG TAATGTACGTGAAAGGGAAGCGCATTTTGGAACAACAGCAGAAATATATGCCTacagagaagagcaggaataTGGAATTGAAACTGTCAAAGTGAAAGCAATAGGAAGACAGAGGTTCAAGGTGCTTGAAATAAGAACCCAGTCAGATGG AATCCAGCAGGCCAAAGTACAAATCCTTCCAGAGCGAGTGCTGCCTTCAACAATGTCAGCAGTACAGCTTCAGTCTCTCAGCCGCTGCCATATATTTCCTTCTTCAAAACCTACTGCGTGGCAGGACCGAGCTATACGTCAATGGTGGCAAAAATATCAAAAG aGGAAGTTCCACTGTGCAAGTTTGACATCTTGGCCTCCCTGGCTCTACTCCCTATATGATGCT GAAACCTTGATGGAAAGAGTCAAGAGGCAGCTACATGAATGGGATGAAAATCTTAAAGATGAATCTCTTCCAACAAACCCAGTAG ATTTTTCTTACAGAGTTGCTGCTTGCCTGCCAATTGATGATGCTTTACGCATACAGCTACTTAAAATAGGTAGTGCTGTTCAGCGACTCCGGTGTGAATTAGATATTATGAACAAA tgtACATCTCTTTGTTGTAAGCAATGCCAAGACACAGAAATAACTACCAAGAATGAAATATTCAG TTTATCCCTGTGTGGACCCATGGCAGCATATGTGAATCCTCATGGGTACATCCACGAAACCCTTACTGTATATAAAGCCTGCAACTTGAATCTCAGTGGACGACCATCAACAGAGCACAGCTGGTTTCCTGG gTATGCCTGGACTATAGCTCAGTGCAGAATCTGTGGAAACCATATGGGATGGAAATTCACAGCTACCAAAAAGGATTTGTCACCTCAGAAATTCTGGGGATTGACACGGTCTGCTCTCCTGCCGCGGATTCCAGAAACAGAGGAAGACTCGGGCCACGATAGATCAcccttgctctgcctgtga
- the CRBN gene encoding protein cereblon isoform X2 — protein sequence MAAEEGGGEPHNNMGNHLQLVPESEEEDDNEMEVVEDQDSKEAEKPNVINFDTSLPTSHVYLGSDMEEFHGRTVHDDDSCQVIPVLPHVMVMLIPGQTLPLQLFRPQEVSMVRNLIQKDRTFAVLAYSNVREREAHFGTTAEIYAYREEQEYGIETVKVKAIGRQRFKVLEIRTQSDGIQQAKVQILPERVLPSTMSAVQLQSLSRCHIFPSSKPTAWQDRAIRQWWQKYQKRKFHCASLTSWPPWLYSLYDAETLMERVKRQLHEWDENLKDESLPTNPVDFSYRVAACLPIDDALRIQLLKIGSAVQRLRCELDIMNKCTSLCCKQCQDTEITTKNEIFSLSLCGPMAAYVNPHGYIHETLTVYKACNLNLSGRPSTEHSWFPGYAWTIAQCRICGNHMGWKFTATKKDLSPQKFWGLTRSALLPRIPETEEDSGHDRSPLLCL from the exons ATGGCCGCCGAGGAAGGAGGTGGCGAGCCCCATAACAACATGGGGAACCACCTACAGCTGGTGCCTG AGAGTGAGGAAGAGGATGACAATGAAATGGAAGTTGTTGAAGATCAAGATAGTAAAGAAGCTGAAAAGCCAAATGTCATCAATTTTGATACCAGTTTGCCAACATCACATGTG TATTTAGGTTCTGATATGGAAGAGTTTCATGGAAGAACGGTGCATGATGATGACAGCTGTCAGGTGATTCCAGTGTTGCCCCATGTGATGGTGATGTTGATTCCTGGACAGACGTTACCTCTTCAGCTTTTTCGCCCCCAAGAGGTTAGCATGGTGCGGAATTTAATTCAGAAAGACAGAACGTTTGCTGTTCTTGCATACAG TAATGTACGTGAAAGGGAAGCGCATTTTGGAACAACAGCAGAAATATATGCCTacagagaagagcaggaataTGGAATTGAAACTGTCAAAGTGAAAGCAATAGGAAGACAGAGGTTCAAGGTGCTTGAAATAAGAACCCAGTCAGATGG AATCCAGCAGGCCAAAGTACAAATCCTTCCAGAGCGAGTGCTGCCTTCAACAATGTCAGCAGTACAGCTTCAGTCTCTCAGCCGCTGCCATATATTTCCTTCTTCAAAACCTACTGCGTGGCAGGACCGAGCTATACGTCAATGGTGGCAAAAATATCAAAAG aGGAAGTTCCACTGTGCAAGTTTGACATCTTGGCCTCCCTGGCTCTACTCCCTATATGATGCT GAAACCTTGATGGAAAGAGTCAAGAGGCAGCTACATGAATGGGATGAAAATCTTAAAGATGAATCTCTTCCAACAAACCCAGTAG ATTTTTCTTACAGAGTTGCTGCTTGCCTGCCAATTGATGATGCTTTACGCATACAGCTACTTAAAATAGGTAGTGCTGTTCAGCGACTCCGGTGTGAATTAGATATTATGAACAAA tgtACATCTCTTTGTTGTAAGCAATGCCAAGACACAGAAATAACTACCAAGAATGAAATATTCAG TTTATCCCTGTGTGGACCCATGGCAGCATATGTGAATCCTCATGGGTACATCCACGAAACCCTTACTGTATATAAAGCCTGCAACTTGAATCTCAGTGGACGACCATCAACAGAGCACAGCTGGTTTCCTGG gTATGCCTGGACTATAGCTCAGTGCAGAATCTGTGGAAACCATATGGGATGGAAATTCACAGCTACCAAAAAGGATTTGTCACCTCAGAAATTCTGGGGATTGACACGGTCTGCTCTCCTGCCGCGGATTCCAGAAACAGAGGAAGACTCGGGCCACGATAGATCAcccttgctctgcctgtga